A window of Plasmodium brasilianum strain Bolivian I chromosome 8, whole genome shotgun sequence contains these coding sequences:
- a CDS encoding Ras-like G protein: MKCIFEKLVRSLCYNVSIVGAANSGKSSLYNYILDELNVNNKRSSVVSNIANYSIEYNENVVKIEKKKCVFIDTIGLNEMMITKLEQWKLKEYNITYEKNNIVKNYYNTIINSDLLLFCLNPFDVRIIDIISYNIIHDIYKEHANILTVVYNAHWKEGTCRTNGIAHNDYTHNDILRNLCDIFESFKNIVFYPSTFITHDEQQQQQGRQLQQQQQQQQQLQLQRQEDLLFMLRHRIKEISGAIKRSGNYIRRTAEQDEATSTRATESNPQRNADQDDEEMLDLIDESLRIFQPSLTKETKNYFYKFVNLKKKEKLNDALFNSYFSEHILKKSLRRITQSSQREANEWTTENKEEENVHKNNIENGEHRMNKSGKMWQADDSIAFNNLKKEDGNRTAYDEEPNDYFYFLKKMQSNKFEERKKMIGKLKNKRIQILKNIINRDENANPYDLINLSERYIFDSENGAGVEQNEDEASRGNGNHRNETPRANEGYMNHSHVDNTDRMRQDHADNADNADNADRTKNDHTDNRNGIIPPIVELNNEMNSDKGRKRLSSRSSTPNNEINICVLGEQNCGKTTLVESILKENIINEKDVYALFGRRKYINNDMCINYKDKQIQILDSCSLKKQHKFINEDMYHNENNRVYNNIRKSSICIYIKEAKNNSIQLHKEDKKMIFYLLKEKKNILFLISKADLIITDFEKKKCEFLKIFQAAFNDIPVMFINTNNTYHIQSLLHKVVHIHNRNNSTISTSTLNLFLTQFLKLFPIPWKNKKKCHFKFIKQIRTNPVTFLIFTNLYKQIPNNYLSFFKKKLKHEFDLKYVNIQFVFKTTCENRHVRKNQRV, from the coding sequence ATGAAGtgcatttttgaaaaattggTAAGGAGCCTGTGTTACAATGTAAGCATTGTGGGTGCGGCAAACAGCGGCAAGTCGTCTCTGTACAACTACATCTTGGATGAActaaatgttaataataaaagatcaTCAGTTGTAAGTAATATAGCAAATTATTCCAttgaatataatgaaaacgtagtaaaaattgaaaaaaagaaatgtgtATTTATAGATACGATTGGTTTAAATGAAATGATGATAACAAAATTGGAGCAATGGAAATTAAAAGagtataatataacatatgaaaagaataatattgtAAAGAATTACTATAACACAATTATTAATAGtgatttacttttattttgtttgaaTCCATTTGACGTAAGAATCATTGATATAATATCTTACAATATTAttcatgatatatataaagaacatGCAAACATTCTTACAGTAGTATATAATGCTCACTGGAAGGAAGGCACATGCAGAACAAATGGTATTGCACACAATGATTACACACATAACGATATTTTACGCAACCTATGTGATATATTCgaatcttttaaaaatatagtattttATCCAAGTACTTTCATTACGCATGATGAGCAGCAGCAGCAGCAGGGGCGGCAATTGCAACAGCAACAGCAACAGCAACAGCAGCTGCAGCTGCAGCGGCAGGAGGATCTATTGTTCATGCTAAGGCACAGGATAAAAGAAATTAGCGGAGCCATCAAAAGAAGCGGAAACTACATTAGAAGAACAGCTGAACAGGATGAAGCAACTAGTACACGAGCCACTGAAAGCAATCCTCAAAGAAACGCGGATCAAGATGATGAAGAGATGCTCGACTTGATAGACGAAAGTCTGCGTATATTCCAACCAAGCCTTACCAAGGAAACAAAAAACTATTTCTACAAATTTGTAAacttaaaaaagaaggaaaagtTAAACGATGCATTATTTAACAGTTACTTCAGTGAGcacattttgaaaaagtCGCTAAGAAGGATTACACAATCATCACAACGAGAAGCTAACGAATGGACCACTGAGAACAAGGAGGAGGAAAATGtgcataaaaataacattgaAAACGGTGAGCATCGCATGAACAAGTCAGGAAAAATGTGGCAAGCGGATGACAGTATCGCATTTAACAACTTGAAGAAGGAGGATGGCAATCGTACTGCTTATGATGAAGAACCAAACGATTACTTCtactttttgaaaaaaatgcaaagtAACAAATTcgaagaaaggaaaaaaatgatcgggaaattaaaaaacaagaggattcaaattttgaaaaatattattaatagagACGAAAATGCCAATCCCTATGATTTGATAAATTTGAGTGAGAGGTACATATTTGATAGTGAAAATGGTGCAGGTGTTGAGCAAAATGAAGACGAGGCAAGCAGGGGGAACGGTAACCACAGAAATGAAACCCCCAGAGCAAACGAGGGTTATATGAACCACAGTCATGTAGATAATACGGATCGTATGAGACAAGACCATGCGGATAATGCGGATAATGCAGATAATGCGGATCGTACGAAGAACGACCATACGGATAACAGGAATGGGATCATTCCCCCCATTGTTGAACTAAACAACGAAATGAACAGCGACAAAGGAAGAAAGAGACTGAGCAGTCGTAGTAGCACCCcaaataacgaaataaacATATGCGTTTTAGGAGAACAGAACTGCGGAAAAACGACCCTAGTCGAATCtattttaaaggaaaatataataaacgaAAAAGATGTGTATGCATTATTTGGAAGAAGGAAATACATCAATAATGATAtgtgtataaattataaagataaacaaatacaaatattagaTAGTTGTAGCTTAAAGAAGCAGCacaaatttattaatgaagACATGTatcataatgaaaataatagagtatataataacataagGAAAAGtagtatttgtatatatataaaagaagcaaaaaataattccatACAATTGCATAAAGAAGATAAGAAgatgatattttatttattgaaagaaaaaaaaaatatactctTTTTAATAAGCAAAGCAGATTTAATTATAACAGATTttgaaaagaagaaatgcgaatttttaaaaatattccaaGCTGCTTTTAATGATATTCCTGTTATGttcataaatacaaataacaCTTATCATATTCAATCGTTATTACATAAAGttgtacacatacataacAGGAATAATAGTACTATATCTACTAGtacattaaatttatttcttacacagtttttaaaattatttccaATTCCATggaagaataaaaagaaatgccattttaaatttataaaacaaattaggACTAACCCTGTTACTTTCCTTATCTTTACCAATTTGTATAAACAGATAcctaataattatttatccttttttaagaaaaaattaaagcacgaatttgatttaaaatatgttaacattcaatttgtttttaagaCTACATGTGAAAACAGACATGTTAGGAAAAATCAGCGCGTATGA
- a CDS encoding hypothetical protein (conserved Plasmodium protein), which yields MNHAKVQTLGCAFPRVPMEQQNNKEEHAFLENFCSLFMHEIEELKLQSDQLVIYEGKKSNELKKNGSAEGYDDGEGDNDNPVEVKDEQVEAKKGHSSSSSSSSDDDDDGYGDGEKKSENYNYFEHGREYRKLLFLFSCIGKELFMDGHLMMEGTKKKKKKKKFVVQKNHFVIKYEKNFFTISSENKHIYAVVATRNDDLDVVDEYYLNVYSLYQYCRERYANRLKYYYIQITNSLNDNNFITRKIIVYNLSEQLWNSEYTKEDIKKKLICVEHSKCLCFILSYSILIKEYKIFVADLVRRLNKKKGNSSSTFYILEKNVRTINMGEKKKNLTSFDEREAKKKNAHTCTIDHEENILKKKKFDIPRNKKEAMFYSRISSIFNLLKEQNIPLLKFYNLENYTRIFIYNCENMNKNNFVFFLKKFEHFRIYFINLNTLFGLYFSETEQNILNVFKKCTKIVQHSTINVCLVIDGIDIVAGDLIREKQLKDYNEKGSGNGSGNGSGNGSGNGNGNGSGNGSGNGSGNGIGNGIGNGIGGSNDKSRLLATLLLCLDSIDNSTVKKIKRIDLKRLFQREEMRVKGMEKKKIKTNHKKKMENFCLSDDSPYDSSTENNTDEHNIHKRTYAEKFLPKKKKENLSEHVTYDIKKLEKFYKEKFQLTKKKKKKKNLSVIVLSDKDIKHFDTSLTRAGRFFHFIKYS from the coding sequence ATGAACCATGCAAAAGTTCAAACTCTAGGATGCGCGTTCCCTCGAGTGCCAATGGAACAGCAGAATAACAAAGAAGAGCATGcctttttagaaaatttttgCAGTCTCTTTATGCACGAAATTGAAGAGTTAAAGCTCCAATCTGACCAGTTGGTAATATATGAAGGAAAGAAAAGCAATgaactgaaaaaaaatggctCTGCAGAGGGATATGACGATGGAGAGGGTGATAATGATAACCCGGTAGAGGTAAAAGATGAACAGGTTGAAGCGAAAAAAGGGcattcttcttcttcttcttcttcttctgatgatgatgatgatggtTATGGTGATGGAGAAAAGAAAAGTGAAAATTATAACTACTTCGAACATGGCCGAGAATATAGGAAACTCCTTTTCCTGTTTAGCTGCATTGGCAAGGAGTTATTTATGGATGGACATTTAATGATGGagggaacaaaaaaaaaaaaaaaaaaaaaaaaatttgttgttcagaaaaatcattttgttataaaataCGAAAAGAACTTCTTTACCATTTCAAGTGAGAAcaaacacatatatgcagTTGTAGCAACACGAAATGACGACCTAGACGTAGTTgatgaatattatttaaatgtgtATTCTTTATATCAATACTGTAGGGAAAGATATGCCAATAGATTGAAGTACTACTATATACAGATAACCAACTCTTtgaatgataataatttcataacACGTAAAATAATTGTTTACAATTTGAGTGAGCAACTATGGAATTCTGAGTATACTAAAGAAGACATAAAGAAAAAGCTGATATGCGTAGAACACTCGAAatgtttatgttttattttatcctacagtatattaataaaagagtacaaaatatttgtaGCTGACCTTGTAAGGcgattaaataaaaaaaagggaaatagTAGTAGTACTTTTTACATacttgaaaaaaatgttcgTACCATAAATATgggagaaaagaaaaagaaccTAACCTCATTTGATGAAAGGGaagcaaagaaaaaaaatgcacacACATGTACAATCGATCAtgaggaaaatatattaaaaaagaaaaagtttgATATACCACGtaacaaaaaagaagcaaTGTTTTATAGCAGAATTTCctccatttttaatttattaaaagaacaaaatatacctcttttaaaattttacaatttagaaaattatacacgtatttttatatataattgtgaAAACAtgaataagaataattttgtttttttcctcaAAAAATTTGAGCACTttcgtatatattttataaatctcAACACACTATTTGGTCTATATTTTAGTGAGACAgagcaaaatattttaaacgTTTTCAAGAAATGCACCAAAATTGTACAGCACAGTACCATTAATGTATGTCTTGTTATTGACGGCATTGACATAGTTGCTGGGGATCTAATACGAGAAAAGCAACTGAAggattataatgaaaaaggaagCGGCAATGGAAGCGGCAATGGAAGCGGCAATGGAAGCGGCAATGGAAACGGCAATGGAAGTGGAAATGGAAGCGGCAATGGAAGTGGCAATGGTATTGGCAATGGTATTGGCAATGGTATTGGCGGCAGTAACGATAAGAGCAGACTGTTAGCTACACTACTGCTATGCCTTGACAGCATAGACAACAGcactgttaaaaaaataaaaaggattgACTTAAAGCGTCTATTTCAAAGAGAAGAAATGCGTGTTAAaggaatggaaaaaaagaaaattaaaacaaatcataaaaaaaaaatggaaaatttcTGTTTATCAGATGATAGTCCTTACGACAGCAGCACAGAAAATAACACAGATGAACATAATATTCACAAAAGAACATACgcagaaaaatttttaccaaaaaaaaaaaaagaaaatttatcaGAACATGTAacatatgatataaaaaaattagaaaaattttacaaagaaaaatttcaattaacaaaaaaaaaaaaaaaaaaaaaaaatttgagtGTCATAGTTTTAAGTGATAAGGATATCAAACATTTTGACACTTCGTTAACCAGAGCTGGGagattttttcatttcataaaatattcataa
- a CDS encoding YGGT family protein, giving the protein MKISKFKAFIIQSQNDKYGIFNIRNNSFKKIKEIQKNFKSNIFVQEQIKNISRKINTFKLHLFYSLPLPSVLKYLKLSGNSLRLSVLHFIRIYKFIIYIRCLLEWLPQINPHLNPFKNIPSVMGIDLSGVLSWLFLEMIESYLS; this is encoded by the exons atgaaaatttcaaaatttaaagCATTTATTATACAATCACAAAACGATAAATACGGCATTTTCAATATACGTAAtaatagttttaaaaaaatcaaagagatacaaaaaaatttcaagtCCAATATTTTTGTGCAGGAGCAAATAAAA AATATatcaagaaaaataaatacctTTAAGTtgcatttgttttattccCTACCCTTGCCCTCAGTTTTAaa ATACTTAAAGTTAAGTGGAAATAGCTTGAGGCTGTCCGTTTTGCATTTCATAAg aatatacaaattcataatatatataagatgcTTGTTGGAATGGCTTCCGCAAATTAATCCCCATCTAAAtccattt aaaaacaTTCCTAGCGTTATGGGCATAGATTTGAGTGGAGTATTATCCTGGTTATTTCTGGAAATGATAGAAAGCTACTTGTCTTAG
- a CDS encoding ubiquitin-protein ligase, with protein sequence MNKFGKNYEQTSNEQLMVLLIFYNVIQNNTNFLFNAKKNPKIEKYPFEKDALNEDEFAVEANIPEQEGGRSSTLKFLFDLFKDERGVDTSFGGQNYGNGIDGSHGVSGVGSFSSISNVSNVSNVSSSNSNSNSNLSISRGEGDDDGGDGKNNNEGEEERRMLFKRAMELKKGSKNVKKNVPKCISILQNLISEKRDKITSSSYYELGKIYFFGFKNYFFCHKRNIKLCLYYLEKSAELKNPAALHFLSFIYFYEFHQVGEPDENKGLTMSSGDSSSGGFSGIMNGNISGNVRRSVSKRGRGNISDKEYAKKNNIRMSIEYELIACMFNYTPALLSLAYKYLYGINIKQNYDKAKEYYKRVAETVMNSDYINIPLSELDILNGENLNMHNEINNLKNNEEDILEFLNEQIKGGDVMAMYDLGKKYKEEKNFTKAFQYINEASKKNNLLALKELGIIYLYGYGAPRDIDKSIENFSKAAEAGDVESKCYLGYIYYFIDEYKNVKLSLKYLTEAANHDYGEAFFFLAEIILDISIKKRYISDYVYKVVFKLYEHSADLGYVQAYFREAQLYEIGKGVKESCLNATLSYKFVSESTLWTNKIRQGLLERMNYYIEKDYLKSFYTYALASYEGYEVAQSNLIYIYKNNKLENFVKREKIMLMLNLLYSQGNYRALYEIGEMYKKQKKENLSISFYKLGLKKGDLRNLLPLSAYYEKNMQNDRALRYINHYIKQRKREKEQSNTKMEMVKSLLDSSMLYFRKYKLILKNLYNSKQKKKS encoded by the exons atgaacaagtttggaaaaaattatgaacaa acgTCAAATGAGCAATTGATGGTATTGTTAATTTT TTATAATGTTATACAGAACaacacaaattttttatttaacgcaaaaaaaaatccaaAGATTGAAAAGTACCCTTTTGAGAAGGATGCCTTGAATGAAGATGAATTTGCAGTGGAGGCAAACATACCTGAGCAAGAAGGGGGGAGAAGTAGCACTTTAAAATTTCTGTTTGATTTATTTAAAGATGAAAGAGGCGTTGATACATCATTTGGCGGACAAAATTATGGAAATGGGATAGATGGGTCGCACGGTGTTAGCGGTGTTGGCAGCTTTAGCAGTATTAGCAATGTTAGCAATGTTAGCAATGTTAGCagcagtaatagtaacagcAATAGCAACCTCAGTATTAGTAGGGGTGAAGGGGATGATGACGGGGGAGACGGAAAAAACAATAACGAAGGTGAAGAGGAAAGAAGGATGTTATTCAAGCGTGCGATGGAACTAAAGAAGGGatcaaaaaatgtaaaaaaaaatgttccaAAATGTATAAGCATCTTACAAAACTTGATAAGTGAGAAAAGAGATAAAATTACGTCCTCCTCATACTACGAATTAGGTAAGATATACTTTTTTGGttttaagaattattttttttgtcacaaaagaaatataaaattatgtttatattatttagaaaaatcaGCTGAACTGAAAAACCCTGCTGCTTTGCACTTTTtgagttttatttatttttatgagttTCATCAAGTGGGGGAGCCAGACGAGAATAAGGGGTTGACCATGAGTTCTGGCGATAGCTCAAGTGGAGGATTCAGTGGAATAATGAATGGAAACATTAGTGGAAATGTAAGAAGAAGCGTAAGTAAAAGAGGACGGGGTAATATCAGCGACAAGGAGTACGCAAAAAAGAACAACATAAGGATGTCTATTGAGTATGAGTTAATAGCTTGTATGTTCAACTACACTCCAGCTCTTCTAAGTTTGGCTTACAAATACTTATatggaataaatataaaacaaaattatgataagGCAAAAGAATATTACAAAAGGGTAGCTGAAACTGTGATGAATTCGGATTACATAAACATCCCTTTGTCCGAGCTGGATATATTGAATGGGGAAAACTTAAACATGcacaatgaaataaataatttgaaaaataatgaagaagatattttagaatttctaaatgaacaaattaaaGGAGGAGATGTCATGGCTATGTATGATCTTggtaaaaaatacaaagaagaaaagaattttacaaaagcatttcaatatattaatgaagcttcgaaaaagaataatttgtTAGCTCTTAAAGAGTTAGGCATTATTTACTTGTACGGTTATGGAGCTCCAAGAGATATAGATAAGAGTATAGAAAACTTTTCCAAA GCAGCAGAAGCAGGGGACGTAGAGTCCAAATGTTATCTAGGTTACATCTACTACTTCATTGATgaatacaaaaatgtaaagttatccttaaaatatttaacagAAGCAGCTAATCATGATTATGGAgaagcctttttttttctagcagaaattattttagacatatcaattaaaaagagatatatatctgattatgtatataaggtTGTCTTTAAATTGTATGAACACTCAGCTGATTTGGGTTATGTTCAGGCATATTTTAGAGAAGCACAATTATACGAAATCGGCAAAGGAGTAAAGGAATCATGTTTAAATGCTACTCTTTCTTACAAATTTGTTTCTGAGAGTACACTTTGGACTAATAAGATAAGACAAGGTTTACTTGAGC GCATGAATTACTACATCGAGAAGGACTACCTGAAATCTTTCTATACTTATGCATTGGCTTCGTATGAAGGATATGAAGTTGCTCAGAgcaatttaatttatatttataagaataataaactagaaaattttgtaaaacgagaaaaaattatgctaATGCTAAATTTGTTATACAGTCAAGGTAATTATAGAGCATTATACGAAATAGGCGAAATgtacaaaaaacaaaaaaaagaaaatttatcgATTTCTTTCTACAAGCTAGGATTAAAGAAGGGGGACCTTCGCAATTTATTACCGCTCTCTGCATACtacgaaaaaaatatgcaaaatgaTAG AGCACTGAGGTACATTAACCACTACATAAAGCAAAGGAAGCGAGAAAAGGAACAGAGTAACACCAAGATGGAGATGGTAAAGAGCCTGTTGGACAGCTCGATGTTGTACTTTCGTAAATACaagttaattttaaaaaatttgtataactcaaaacaaaaaaaaaaaagttaa